The following proteins come from a genomic window of Leptospira neocaledonica:
- a CDS encoding antibiotic biosynthesis monooxygenase family protein — protein MQKVLIDTFIVPKKAEGEFFTRVKVNRNLIKSLPGFIQDSAYIRERSEDEIQFVTVAIWENEEAISNAKKEVQTSYQKEGFDMPGMLQRLGISIERGIFDLAKN, from the coding sequence ATGCAAAAAGTTCTGATTGATACATTTATCGTGCCTAAAAAAGCGGAAGGAGAATTTTTTACTCGAGTCAAGGTAAATAGAAACTTGATTAAAAGCCTTCCTGGTTTTATCCAAGATTCCGCCTATATCCGTGAAAGAAGTGAAGACGAGATCCAATTTGTGACTGTTGCAATTTGGGAAAATGAAGAAGCAATTTCGAATGCGAAAAAGGAAGTGCAGACTTCCTACCAAAAAGAAGGTTTTGATATGCCTGGAATGTTGCAGAGACTCGGGATTTCGATCGAAAGAGGAATTTTTGATTTAGCTAAAAATTAA
- a CDS encoding c-type cytochrome yields MKKILKIVGVLIILLPVSGIGFLYFKFPNAEPALEISAGNSTERIQRGKYLANHVTVCIDCHSIRDWSKFSGPLIPETRGEGGEVFDQKIGFPGSFVAPNITPSALGKWTDGEILRAISSGINKEGNALFPVMPHPAYGQMDKEDLISIVAYLRSLEPIEKKNPNSKPDFPFNLILRTIPSPAKFGKLPDKTDKVAYGKYLFVAAACTECHTKQDKGKPIAGMELAGGFEFPLGNGAKIISANITPDKETGLGNWTEAQFVKKFKSMELPLYKPHSVKEGDFQTIMPWTMYAGMTVEDLAAMFAYLQTVPSIKNKINN; encoded by the coding sequence ATGAAAAAAATCTTAAAGATTGTTGGAGTATTAATTATCCTTTTACCGGTTTCGGGTATCGGATTTTTATATTTTAAATTTCCGAATGCCGAACCTGCTCTTGAAATTTCCGCAGGAAATAGTACAGAGCGTATACAAAGAGGAAAATATCTCGCCAACCATGTAACGGTCTGTATAGATTGTCATTCCATCCGGGATTGGTCAAAGTTTTCCGGTCCATTGATCCCGGAAACAAGGGGAGAAGGTGGAGAAGTTTTTGATCAAAAGATCGGCTTTCCTGGCTCCTTCGTTGCTCCAAATATTACTCCGAGCGCCTTGGGTAAATGGACGGATGGAGAAATTTTAAGAGCAATTTCCAGCGGAATTAACAAAGAAGGAAATGCTTTGTTTCCAGTTATGCCTCACCCCGCATACGGACAAATGGATAAGGAAGATCTGATTTCTATCGTTGCTTATTTAAGAAGTCTGGAGCCAATCGAAAAGAAAAATCCTAATTCTAAACCAGATTTTCCATTTAACTTGATCTTAAGAACGATACCCAGTCCCGCAAAGTTTGGTAAACTTCCTGATAAAACAGATAAGGTTGCTTATGGAAAATATCTGTTTGTTGCAGCTGCTTGCACAGAATGTCATACGAAGCAGGATAAAGGAAAACCGATTGCAGGTATGGAGCTTGCTGGAGGGTTTGAATTTCCTTTAGGTAATGGAGCTAAAATTATTTCTGCAAATATAACTCCGGATAAAGAAACTGGATTAGGTAATTGGACCGAAGCCCAGTTTGTCAAAAAATTTAAGAGTATGGAACTTCCTTTATATAAACCTCATTCGGTGAAAGAGGGAGATTTCCAAACGATTATGCCTTGGACAATGTATGCGGGAATGACAGTGGAAGATTTAGCTGCTATGTTTGCTTATTTGCAAACCGTTCCTTCCATCAAAAATAAAATTAATAATTAA
- a CDS encoding helix-turn-helix domain-containing protein, translating into MNIETFLPNKNLQPYIRQFLIIGSESGMQNKILPGSSLVISFRLNGKISHKIENQEDVLPISGIAGLRRIPRLIEYSRKTSTLLVIFKEGGAASFIKEPLHHLFEMNLSLNHLFSPKKISEIEEKLFHTKTNFEKISIVENFLISEWIGSKQDNLILDSIRKIRKSKGNLKIVDLLMGMPISRDSYEKRFREMIGTSPKQFSNLVRLRNFIDSYSSETSLTEAAQEAGYFDQAHFIKDFKTFTDETPKQFFKLSTPYW; encoded by the coding sequence GTGAATATTGAAACCTTTTTACCGAATAAAAATTTACAACCATATATCCGCCAATTCCTGATCATTGGAAGCGAGAGTGGAATGCAAAATAAAATTTTACCCGGATCTTCCCTTGTAATTTCATTTAGACTTAACGGAAAGATTTCTCATAAGATAGAAAACCAGGAGGATGTTCTTCCAATTTCTGGCATCGCAGGCTTAAGGCGTATACCAAGGTTGATTGAATATTCGAGGAAGACTTCTACCCTATTAGTTATTTTTAAAGAAGGTGGAGCTGCCAGTTTTATCAAAGAACCTCTCCACCATTTATTCGAAATGAATTTATCTCTAAATCATTTGTTTTCTCCAAAGAAAATTTCAGAAATAGAAGAGAAACTTTTCCATACAAAAACAAATTTTGAAAAGATCTCAATTGTAGAAAATTTCCTAATTTCTGAATGGATTGGATCTAAACAAGATAATCTAATTCTGGATTCAATTCGTAAGATTAGAAAATCCAAGGGAAATCTGAAAATTGTCGACTTACTAATGGGAATGCCTATTAGCAGAGATTCTTATGAAAAAAGATTTAGAGAAATGATCGGCACCAGTCCCAAACAATTTTCCAACCTGGTGAGGTTGAGAAATTTTATCGATTCCTATTCTTCAGAAACAAGTTTAACAGAAGCTGCTCAAGAAGCGGGGTATTTTGACCAGGCTCATTTTATCAAAGATTTCAAAACTTTTACCGATGAGACTCCAAAACAGTTTTTTAAACTTTCTACTCCTTACTGGTAA